The sequence CGAGGGACACACCACCGCCAGCGCCAGGCTCAGCCAGGCCCCTCTCACCTTCATTTGGAATCCCTCCATCCCCAGGGCGGGTTTGCGAATTGGCGGGAGATTACTACAGGAGAGCTCCGGACGGATAGGTGGCCAGGTGGTCCTTGGGGCGGTTCACTTTCCGGCCGTGCCGGAGGCTGTAAGACGTCTGCTAGTCGCCGATTTTCCGAATCTCTTCGATCCAGGGCTCGAGGCGGCGCCCGTACGCGAGCGTGACCTCGTAGCGCGGCGGGGCTTTGAGGACGCCGTACATGCCGTACGAGGCCCAGAGCTTCGCCTCGGCCTGCTTCTCCTGCTCGCGCCGGATTGCGTCCAGCACCGGCCGCTTTGCGAGCGGGACATGGATGGACGAGACCAGGATCTCCGAGACGTATCCTTCGAGGTGGGCTTCCGTGAGGCTTTTCGTCTGCTCGTCCCAGGACCGCTGGAGGTTGAGCCGGACGAGCGCATCGGCGAGGATGTGGTGGGCGCGGTCCGGGTAGCGACGACGCAGCTCCGACGCGTCGTTGCCGACGTCGATGACGAACAGCCGCGAATGTCCGACGCGTTCGCTCTCGAGCTCCTTGCGGCGCTCCTCCATCGTCTCGGCGGTGACGGGGACGTCCGGCTTCGGATGCAGCAGCTCCTCCTCGCGTCCGGCGATCCACTTCTTCCAGGCATCGCCGTCGTACTCGAGGACGGCGATCCGCCGCTTCGGCAGGGCTTTCGCGTAAAACAGCTCGGCCTTCTGGTCGGAGGGATCGATGCCGCAGTCGAAGCCAATCTCCTGAAGCTTCCTTCGATCGAACCAGCCTGGTCCGTCGGCCTGCCAGCCGGCCCCTCCGGTCTCGAGCGCCAGCCAGAGTCCCGTGTTCTCCTTCTCCCAA is a genomic window of Candidatus Polarisedimenticolia bacterium containing:
- a CDS encoding DUF4824 family protein, coding for AIALLVLTNAVVLVGVARNRRGAPEARVTLTERELRIGADWEKENTGLWLALETGGAGWQADGPGWFDRRKLQEIGFDCGIDPSDQKAELFYAKALPKRRIAVLEYDGDAWKKWIAGREEELLHPKPDVPVTAETMEERRKELESERVGHSRLFVIDVGNDASELRRRYPDRAHHILADALVRLNLQRSWDEQTKSLTEAHLEGYVSEILVSSIHVPLAKRPVLDAIRREQEKQAEAKLWASYGMYGVLKAPPRYEVTLAYGRRLEPWIEEIRKIGD